A stretch of Miscanthus floridulus cultivar M001 chromosome 13, ASM1932011v1, whole genome shotgun sequence DNA encodes these proteins:
- the LOC136499967 gene encoding probable protein S-acyltransferase 7: MTEDREGEKERERETPPSSEVVDGAAAASPGQPTAAAPTRRRAARSRRRSGSKLVDGAAAASPGWLTRSGPVDRFFYMFVFSTTLLCLYVFEFCWVLIVKIRNEEQITIWKAMAKTPASIALIIYTFIAVWFVGGLSVFHLYLMSTNQTTYENFRYRYDQRANPYNRGVIENIKEIFFTTIPPSKNNFCGRVQQEHGLRPRPTNGFMSPNMGRAVGDIEMGRKPVAWDEPRMAAEIGDLGAGLSNLLEDKDGRFCSASPDLSRDALAVGGGLEEQGSSAMNPGRSSWGVEAGR; this comes from the exons ATGACGGAG GACCGGGAGGGAGAGAAGGAACGGGAGAGAGAGACGCCGCCAAGCAGCGAGGTGGtcgacggcgccgccgccgcctcccccggCCAGCCCACCGCGGCCGCCCCGACTCGCCGGCGCGCGGCCAGGTCTCGCCGGCGCTCGGGCAGCAAGCTGGtcgacggcgccgccgccgcctcccc AGGATGGCTCACCCGGAGCGGTCCCGTGGACAGGTTCTTCTATATGTTTGTATTCTCAACAACTCTGCTCTGCCTGTATGTCTTTGAGTTCTGCTGGGTGCTCATTGTTAAGATCAGAAATGAAGAGCAGATAACAATTTGGAAGGCAATGGCAAAGACCCCTGCATCTATTGCTTTAATCATCTACACATTCATTGCAGTCTGGTTTGTTGGTGGCCTCTCTGTGTTCCATTTGTATCTCATGAGCACAAATCAG ACAACATATGAGAACTTCAGGTATCGCTATGATCAACGAGCCAACCCATACAACAGGGGAGTCATAGAAAACATCAAAGAGATCTTCTTTACAACGATCCCTCCTTCCAAGAACAACTTCTGTGGTAGGGTCCAACAGGAGCATGGTCTGAGGCCTCGTCCAACAAATGGTTTCATGAGTCCAAACATGGGGAGAGCTGTTGGCGACATTGAGATGGGTAGAAAACCAGTGGCTTGGGATGAGCCTAGGATGGCAGCTGAGATTGGTGATTTAGGAGCAGGTCTGAGCAACTTGTTGGAGGACAAGGATGGCAGGTTTTGTAGCGCATCTCCAGATCTCAGCCGTGATGCCCTTGCAGTTGGAGGAGGCTTGGAAGAGCAAGGCTCCTCAGCGATGAACCCTGGGCGTTCAAGCTGGGGAGTTGAAGCAGGTCGATGA
- the LOC136500775 gene encoding delta(3,5)-Delta(2,4)-dienoyl-CoA isomerase, peroxisomal-like codes for MAIWQRQLNKLRKGKCITGCHAHLNLSNPIPKRSSASILIGRFRRRRREFPIMVSEPFAILRLLLWTRIRSAGGGGRLRSVKAGTEVLQIRWPRSVGGEGHCALGRRIRRQRPPPPPPPPGPSSSWSSPAPNRERGSGPRGFSQEEGAASEVAVGGVGGAEASALDPRSLATKSPQSSSKAAKVSGRGSARAGCGAAGGGNATASIARENCYFAIGSPFSAILILNFFSLFPFPFYPHPSHDSLSAAGPHFCAGIELGGPGDPLAAASAAGAGDPVVAAEALRRAVLDMQGALTAIERCRKPVVAAVHGACVGGGVEVVAACDIRCCSRDATFVLKEVDMAIVADLGALQRLPRIVGYGNAADLALTGRKITAMEAKEMGLVTRVFDSKKELDAGVAKIAKEIAEKSAWAVMGTKAVLLRSRDVTVEQGLEHVARWNAGMMRSNDLKEAIRAFLEKRKPVFSKL; via the exons ATGGCAATTTGGCAAAGACAGCTAAATAAGCTACGGAAGGGGAAATGCATCACAGGATGCCACGCTCACCTCAATCTTTCCAATCCCATCCCCAAGCGCTCGTCCGCCTCGATCCTGATCGGCAGgttccgccgtcgccgccgtgaaTTCCCAATCATGGTCTCCGAGCCCTTCGCCATCCTCCGCCTCCTCTTGTGGACCCGCATCCGCAGCGCCGGCGGTGGGGGAAGGCTGAGATCCGTAAAGGCCGGCACTGAGGTCCTTCAGATCCGCTGGCCTCGATCCGTCGGTGGTGAAGGACACTGCGCGCTGGGGCGCCGTATCCGTCggcagcgcccccccccccccccccccccccccggtcctTCCTCCTCCTGGTCGTCGCCGGCGCCGAACAGGGAGAGAGGGAGCGGCCCCCGCGGCTTCTCCCAGGAGGAGGGAGCGGCGTCGGAGGTAGCCGTCGGAGGGGTGGGCGGCGCGGAGGCGTCCGCGTTGGATCCGAGGTCGCTCGCCACGAAGTCGCCCCAGTCGTCGTCGAAGGCCGCGAAGGTGTCCGGCCGGGGATCGGCGAGGGCCGGCTGCGGCGCGGCGGGCGGGGGGAACGCGACGGCGTCCATTGCGCGAGAAAATTGCTATTTCGCCATTGGTTCGCCATTTTCTGCCattttaattttgaattttttttcgtTATTTCCTTTCCCCTTCTACCCTCATCCATCCCATGATAGCCTGTCCGCCGCGGGCCCGCACTTCTGCGCGGGCATCGAGCTGGGGGGCCCCGGGGACCCGctggccgccgcctccgccgcgggAGCCGGCGACCCCGTGGTCGCCGCGGAGGCGCTCCGCCGCGCGGTCCTGGACATGCAGGGGGCGCTCACGGCCATCGAGCGGTGCCGGAAGCCCGTCGTCGCGGCGGTGCACGGCGCCTgcgtcggcggcggcgtcgaGGTCGTCGCGGCCTGCGACATCAGGTGCTGCTCCAGGGACGCCACGTTCGTGCTCAAGGAGGTGGACATGGCCATCGTCGCCGACCTCGGCGCGCTGCAGCGCCTCCCGCGGATCGTCGGCTACGGCAACGCTGCTGACCTCGCGCTCACCGGACGCAAGATCACCGCCATGGAGGCCAAGGAGATGGGCCTGGTTACCAGGGTCTTCGATTCCAAGAAAGAATTGGATGCCGGCGTCGCAAAGATCGCCAAAG AAATAGCTGAGAAGTCGGCATGGGCGGTGATGGGAACCAAGGCGGTTTTGCTAAGAAGCAGGGATGTGACTGTAGAACAAGGCCTGGAGCATGTAGCCAGATGGAATGCGGGTATGATGAGATCGAATGATCTGAAGGAGGCCATCAGAGCCTTCCTGGAGAAGCGTAAGCCTGTGTTCTCCAAGCTGTAA